In one Streptomyces sp. T12 genomic region, the following are encoded:
- a CDS encoding RNA helicase, with protein MTLIDQLPPTADPDALYEAFESWAEERGLTLYPHQEEALIEVVSGANVIVSTPTGSGKSMIAAGAHFAALARDEVTFYTAPIKALVSEKFFELCKIFGTENVGMLTGDASVNADAPVICCTAEVLASIALRDGKRADVGQVVMDEFHFYAEGDRGWAWQIPILELPQAQFILMSATLGDVSMFEKDLTRRTGRPTAVVRSATRPVPLSYEYKLTPMTETLTELLQTKQAPVYIVHFTQAQAVERAQALMSINMCSREEKDQIAELIGNFRFTTKFGRNLSRYVRHGIGVHHAGMLPKYRRLVEKLAQAGLLKVICGTDTLGVGVNVPIRTVLFTALTKYDGNRVRTLRNREFHQIAGRAGRAGFDTAGFVVAQGPEHVIENEKALAKAGDDPKKRRKVVRKKAPEGFVGWTESTFDKLISSEPEPLTSRFRVTHTMLLSVIARPGNAFEAMRHMLEDNHEPRKQQLRHIRRAIAIYRSLLDGGIVEKLDEPDASGRIVRLTVDLQQDFALNQPLSTFALAAFELLDPESPSYALDMVSVVESTLDDPRQILVAQLNKAKGEAVAAMKADGIEYEERMERLQDVTYPKPLEELLFHAYNTYRKSHPWVGDHPLSPKSVIRDMYERAMSFTELVSFYELARTEGIVLRYLASAYKTLDHNIPDDLKSEDLQDLIEWLGEMVRQVDSSLLDEWEQLANPEEMTAEEAQEKADEVKPVTTNARAFRVLVRNAMFRRVELAALDQVEELGEMDAEAGWDAEAWGEAMDKYWDEYEDLGTGPNARGPKLLVIEEEPANRLWRVRQIFDDPNSDHDWGISAEIDLTASDAEGRAVVRVTDVGQL; from the coding sequence GTGACCCTCATCGATCAGCTGCCGCCGACCGCCGACCCCGACGCCCTCTACGAAGCCTTCGAGTCGTGGGCCGAGGAGCGTGGTCTCACGCTCTACCCCCATCAGGAGGAGGCGCTGATCGAGGTGGTCTCCGGCGCGAACGTGATCGTGTCGACGCCCACCGGCTCCGGCAAGAGCATGATCGCCGCAGGCGCCCACTTCGCCGCGCTGGCCCGGGACGAGGTCACCTTCTACACCGCTCCGATCAAGGCGCTGGTCTCGGAGAAGTTCTTCGAGCTGTGCAAGATCTTCGGCACGGAGAACGTCGGCATGCTGACCGGCGACGCGTCCGTGAACGCCGACGCTCCCGTGATCTGCTGCACCGCCGAGGTGCTCGCGTCGATCGCGCTGCGCGACGGCAAGCGGGCGGACGTCGGCCAGGTCGTCATGGACGAGTTCCACTTCTACGCGGAGGGGGACCGCGGCTGGGCCTGGCAGATCCCGATCCTGGAACTGCCGCAGGCGCAGTTCATCCTGATGTCGGCGACGCTCGGCGATGTCTCGATGTTCGAGAAGGACCTCACCCGGCGCACCGGCCGCCCGACGGCGGTGGTCCGCTCGGCGACCCGTCCCGTGCCGCTGTCCTACGAGTACAAGCTCACCCCGATGACCGAGACTCTGACCGAGTTGCTGCAGACCAAGCAGGCGCCGGTCTACATCGTGCACTTCACGCAGGCACAGGCCGTGGAGCGGGCGCAGGCGCTGATGAGCATCAACATGTGCTCGCGCGAGGAGAAGGACCAGATCGCCGAGCTGATCGGCAACTTCCGCTTCACCACCAAGTTCGGCCGCAACCTCTCCCGTTACGTGCGGCACGGCATCGGTGTGCATCACGCCGGCATGCTGCCGAAGTACCGCCGCCTGGTGGAGAAGCTCGCGCAGGCCGGTCTGCTGAAGGTCATCTGCGGCACGGACACGCTGGGGGTGGGTGTCAACGTCCCGATCCGCACGGTGCTGTTCACGGCCCTGACCAAGTACGACGGCAACCGCGTCCGCACCCTGCGCAACCGGGAGTTCCACCAGATCGCCGGCCGGGCCGGGCGCGCGGGATTCGACACGGCGGGCTTCGTCGTCGCCCAGGGGCCCGAGCACGTCATCGAGAACGAGAAGGCGCTCGCCAAGGCCGGCGACGACCCGAAGAAGCGCCGCAAGGTCGTCCGCAAGAAGGCGCCCGAGGGCTTCGTCGGCTGGACGGAGAGCACCTTCGACAAGCTCATCTCCTCCGAACCGGAGCCGCTGACCTCCCGCTTCCGGGTCACGCACACGATGCTGCTGTCGGTGATCGCCCGGCCTGGCAACGCCTTCGAGGCGATGCGGCACATGCTGGAGGACAACCACGAGCCGCGCAAGCAGCAGCTGCGGCACATCCGGCGCGCGATCGCGATCTACCGTTCGCTGCTGGACGGCGGCATCGTCGAGAAGCTCGACGAGCCGGACGCCTCCGGCCGCATCGTCCGTCTCACCGTCGACCTCCAGCAGGACTTCGCGCTCAACCAGCCGCTGTCCACCTTCGCCCTGGCCGCGTTCGAACTGCTGGACCCGGAGTCGCCGTCCTACGCCCTGGACATGGTGTCCGTCGTCGAGTCCACCCTGGACGACCCGCGGCAGATCCTCGTCGCCCAGCTGAACAAGGCGAAGGGCGAGGCCGTCGCCGCGATGAAGGCGGACGGCATCGAGTACGAGGAGCGCATGGAGCGCCTCCAGGACGTCACCTACCCCAAGCCCTTGGAGGAGCTGCTCTTCCACGCGTACAACACGTACCGCAAGAGCCACCCCTGGGTCGGCGACCATCCGCTGTCGCCGAAGTCCGTCATCCGGGACATGTACGAACGGGCGATGTCCTTCACGGAGTTGGTGTCCTTCTACGAGCTGGCCCGCACCGAGGGCATCGTGCTGCGCTACCTCGCCAGCGCCTACAAGACCCTCGACCACAACATCCCGGACGACCTCAAGTCCGAGGATCTGCAGGATCTGATCGAGTGGCTCGGCGAGATGGTGCGCCAGGTCGACTCCAGCCTGCTGGACGAGTGGGAGCAGCTCGCCAACCCGGAGGAGATGACCGCCGAGGAGGCGCAGGAGAAGGCCGACGAGGTCAAGCCGGTCACCACGAACGCGCGTGCCTTCCGCGTCCTCGTCCGCAACGCCATGTTCCGCCGCGTCGAGCTCGCCGCCCTCGACCAGGTCGAGGAGCTGGGCGAGATGGACGCGGAGGCCGGTTGGGACGCCGAGGCCTGGGGTGAGGCGATGGACAAGTACTGGGACGAGTACGAGGACCTCGGCACCGGCCCCAACGCCCGTGGGCCCAAGCTCCTGGTGATCGAGGAGGAGCCGGCGAACCGCCTGTGGCGCGTCCGCCAGATCTTCGACGACCCGAACAGCGACCATGACTGGGGCATCAGCGCGGAGATCGACCTCACCGCCTCCGACGCGGAGGGCCGCGCGGTGGTCCGCGTCACCGACGTAGGCCAGCTGTGA
- a CDS encoding acyl-CoA thioesterase II, producing the protein MTTNPAERLVDLLDLEQIEVNIFRGRSPQESLQRVFGGQVAGQALVAAARTTDGDRPVHSLHAYFLRPGRPGVPIVYQVERVRDGRSFTTRRVTAVQQGRTIFNLTASFHQPEQGSFEHQLPPARKVPAPESLPTVTDEIREHLGALPEQLERMARRQPFDIRYVDRLRWTAEEVKDAEPRSAVWMRAVGPLGDDPVVHTCALTYASDMTLLDAVRIPVEPLWGPRSFDIASLDHAMWFHRPFRADEWFLYDQESPIATGGRGLARGRIYDLEGRLLVSVVQEGLFRAL; encoded by the coding sequence ATGACGACGAACCCGGCCGAGAGGCTCGTCGACCTGCTCGACCTGGAGCAGATCGAGGTCAACATCTTCCGTGGCCGCAGCCCGCAGGAGTCCCTGCAGCGGGTCTTCGGCGGCCAGGTGGCCGGCCAGGCACTGGTCGCCGCCGCGCGCACCACGGACGGCGACCGTCCGGTGCACTCGCTGCACGCGTACTTCCTGCGCCCCGGCAGACCGGGCGTGCCGATCGTGTACCAGGTCGAACGGGTGCGGGACGGCAGGTCGTTCACGACCCGCCGGGTCACCGCCGTGCAGCAGGGCCGCACGATCTTCAATCTCACCGCCTCCTTTCATCAGCCTGAGCAAGGGAGCTTCGAGCACCAGCTGCCGCCGGCCCGCAAGGTGCCGGCCCCGGAGTCGCTGCCGACGGTCACCGACGAGATCCGGGAGCATCTGGGCGCACTGCCCGAGCAGTTGGAGCGGATGGCGCGCCGTCAGCCCTTCGACATCCGCTATGTGGACCGGCTGCGCTGGACCGCCGAGGAGGTCAAGGACGCCGAGCCGCGCAGTGCCGTGTGGATGCGCGCGGTCGGGCCGCTCGGCGACGACCCGGTCGTGCACACCTGCGCACTGACCTACGCCAGTGACATGACCCTCCTGGACGCCGTCCGCATCCCGGTCGAACCCCTGTGGGGCCCGCGGAGTTTCGACATCGCGTCGCTGGACCACGCGATGTGGTTCCACCGGCCTTTCCGCGCGGACGAGTGGTTCCTGTACGACCAGGAGTCACCGATCGCGACCGGTGGGCGGGGACTCGCCCGTGGGCGGATCTACGACCTGGAAGGGCGCCTGCTGGTGTCCGTCGTCCAGGAAGGTCTGTTCAGGGCGCTGTAG
- a CDS encoding DUF6397 family protein yields MSGDTATKPHHLSYTPSRAARELALKRGELDLAVHLGIIRTVPDEGGGGRRVPRSEIDRLRSGAGFAESLQDRVKVVGTTEGAGVMDVSIGRFTRLARLGLVVPAKWYLNRYRAVVWLYLAEELKQFAADEKNAPLLNDRRMPEGLRGMLDAGVDLRARNWRGRHRGFLLRLADDPWESAGALAAFLDPVQIAEIVPDPYERSHLNHFRPGPPASGAPGSPAAHLAERIMTADDPDEIGLLRADLTAVLEAARERRPAPRPTATRIPAPAHPVHLVSPRPQEPEPPRGLLSWLRRRSPRATAP; encoded by the coding sequence ATGTCAGGCGACACCGCCACGAAACCGCACCACCTGTCGTATACGCCGAGTCGCGCGGCCCGCGAACTGGCGCTGAAGCGAGGAGAGTTGGACCTCGCCGTTCACCTCGGAATCATCCGGACCGTGCCGGACGAGGGAGGCGGGGGCCGGCGTGTCCCGCGGTCGGAGATCGACCGGCTGCGTTCGGGGGCCGGGTTCGCCGAGTCGTTGCAGGACCGCGTGAAGGTGGTGGGTACGACAGAGGGCGCGGGCGTCATGGACGTGTCCATCGGCAGGTTCACGCGCCTGGCCCGCCTGGGGCTGGTCGTCCCGGCGAAGTGGTACCTCAATCGCTACCGAGCCGTGGTGTGGCTGTATCTCGCCGAGGAGCTGAAGCAGTTCGCCGCCGACGAGAAGAACGCCCCGCTGCTGAACGACCGACGTATGCCCGAAGGGCTGCGCGGCATGCTGGACGCGGGCGTGGATCTGCGGGCGCGCAACTGGCGGGGACGCCATCGGGGATTCCTGCTGCGACTGGCCGACGACCCGTGGGAGAGCGCCGGCGCGCTGGCCGCCTTCCTCGACCCCGTCCAGATCGCGGAAATCGTCCCCGACCCCTATGAGCGCTCCCATCTGAACCACTTCCGGCCAGGACCGCCGGCATCCGGCGCACCGGGTTCGCCCGCCGCGCACCTGGCCGAGAGGATCATGACAGCGGACGACCCGGACGAGATCGGCCTGCTGCGGGCCGACCTGACGGCAGTACTGGAAGCGGCACGCGAGAGGCGGCCGGCCCCGCGCCCGACGGCGACGCGGATCCCGGCGCCGGCGCATCCGGTGCACCTCGTCTCGCCCCGGCCCCAGGAGCCGGAACCGCCACGCGGCCTGCTGAGCTGGCTGCGTCGCAGAAGCCCCCGGGCTACAGCGCCCTGA
- a CDS encoding roadblock/LC7 domain-containing protein — translation MAQNQGLGWLLDDLTERVDHVRHALVLSNDGLVTGASTGLRREDAEHLAAVSSGLHSLAKGSGRHFGAGRVRQTMVEFDDAVLFVTAAGTGSCLCVLSGAEADIGQIAYEMTLLVNRVGEHLDVDARQPERSPITDV, via the coding sequence ATGGCGCAGAATCAGGGACTTGGCTGGTTGCTGGACGACCTGACGGAGCGCGTCGATCATGTGCGGCACGCGCTGGTGCTGTCCAACGACGGTCTGGTGACAGGCGCGAGCACCGGACTGCGGCGCGAGGACGCCGAGCACCTCGCCGCCGTCTCGTCCGGACTGCACAGCCTCGCCAAGGGCTCGGGACGGCACTTCGGCGCGGGCAGAGTGCGCCAGACGATGGTCGAGTTCGACGACGCGGTGCTGTTCGTCACGGCGGCGGGCACCGGCAGCTGTCTGTGCGTGCTCAGCGGCGCGGAGGCGGACATCGGCCAGATCGCCTACGAGATGACCCTGCTCGTCAACCGGGTCGGCGAACACCTCGACGTGGACGCCCGACAGCCCGAACGGTCACCGATCACAGACGTCTGA
- a CDS encoding PPOX class F420-dependent oxidoreductase has product MAQKMTDEEWRAFVSQGTRTGKLSTVRADGSPHVTPIWFVLDGDEVVFNTGKSSVKGRNLVRDGRVALCVDVDRPPYDFVVLQGIARISEDLEELRHWAGRIGARYMGEERAEEFGARNGVPGELLVRVTIERVLAEKGVAD; this is encoded by the coding sequence ATGGCGCAGAAGATGACCGATGAGGAATGGCGGGCGTTCGTCTCGCAGGGCACACGCACCGGAAAGTTGTCGACCGTGCGAGCCGACGGGAGTCCGCATGTGACGCCGATCTGGTTCGTGCTGGACGGGGACGAGGTGGTGTTCAACACCGGCAAGTCGAGTGTGAAGGGCCGCAACCTGGTCCGTGACGGACGGGTGGCGCTGTGCGTGGACGTCGACCGGCCGCCGTACGACTTCGTGGTGCTTCAGGGCATCGCCCGGATTTCGGAGGATCTCGAGGAGCTGAGGCACTGGGCCGGTCGTATCGGGGCGCGGTACATGGGCGAGGAACGCGCGGAGGAGTTCGGGGCCCGCAACGGCGTTCCGGGTGAACTCCTCGTCCGCGTCACGATCGAGAGAGTACTGGCGGAGAAGGGTGTCGCGGACTGA
- a CDS encoding ATP/GTP-binding protein yields MVSEHSDASDGETAALALKILVAGGFGVGKTTMVGAVSEIRPLRTEELLSEAGQLVDDTDGVDQKVTTTVAMDFGRITIRSGLSLYLFGTPGQDRFWFLWDELSQGALGAVVLADTRRLEDCFPAVDYFEHRHIPFVVAVNCFAGARTYGAHDVSRALDLDRGTPVVLCDARDRDSGKEVLIRLVEYAGRMHTARLLDSVG; encoded by the coding sequence ATGGTCTCCGAGCACTCCGACGCCTCCGACGGCGAGACGGCCGCCCTGGCGCTGAAGATCCTTGTCGCCGGCGGATTCGGCGTGGGCAAGACCACCATGGTGGGCGCGGTCAGCGAGATCCGGCCGCTGCGCACCGAGGAACTGCTCAGCGAAGCCGGGCAGTTGGTGGACGACACCGACGGCGTGGACCAGAAGGTCACCACGACCGTCGCCATGGACTTCGGACGCATCACCATCCGGTCCGGCCTGTCCCTCTACCTCTTCGGCACCCCGGGGCAGGACCGCTTCTGGTTCCTGTGGGACGAACTGTCACAGGGCGCCCTGGGTGCGGTGGTCCTCGCGGACACCCGGCGCCTGGAGGACTGCTTCCCCGCGGTGGACTACTTCGAGCACCGGCACATCCCGTTCGTCGTGGCCGTCAACTGCTTCGCGGGCGCTCGGACGTACGGCGCCCACGACGTCTCACGCGCCCTCGATCTGGACCGGGGCACACCCGTCGTGCTCTGCGACGCCCGGGACCGCGACTCGGGAAAGGAAGTGCTGATCCGCCTCGTCGAGTACGCCGGGCGGATGCACACCGCCCGGCTGCTCGACTCCGTGGGCTGA
- a CDS encoding DUF742 domain-containing protein has product MTEDTTGAPREQGSQWYDSEAGPLVRPYAMTGGRTDPGPTGARFDLIALVTLDAAAPGADDDTALGPEHRALIELCRPETQSVAELAAGADLPVGVVRVLLGDLLETGCVTVSRPVPPAQLPDERILREVIEGLRAL; this is encoded by the coding sequence ATGACCGAGGACACGACGGGCGCCCCGCGCGAGCAGGGCAGCCAGTGGTACGACAGCGAGGCCGGGCCCCTCGTCCGCCCGTACGCCATGACGGGCGGACGCACCGACCCCGGCCCCACCGGAGCGCGTTTCGACCTGATCGCCCTCGTCACACTGGACGCCGCCGCGCCCGGAGCCGACGACGACACCGCGCTCGGGCCGGAACACCGGGCCCTCATCGAACTGTGCCGACCGGAGACGCAGTCGGTGGCGGAACTCGCCGCGGGCGCCGATCTGCCCGTGGGGGTCGTCAGGGTGCTCCTCGGCGACCTACTGGAAACGGGCTGCGTCACCGTCAGCCGTCCGGTACCACCCGCACAGCTTCCGGACGAACGGATCCTTCGCGAGGTGATCGAAGGATTGCGGGCCCTGTAG
- a CDS encoding roadblock/LC7 domain-containing protein: protein MIQDPGMRAAQRSGELDWLLDDLVLRVSEVRHAVVLSNDGLAVGASTGLRREDAEHLAAVASGFHSLAKGAGRHFGAGGVRQTMVEMDDAFLFVAAAGDGSCLAVLTAVSADIGLVAYEMARLVKRVGEHLHTPTRVAARPPAAG, encoded by the coding sequence ATGATCCAGGATCCGGGCATGAGAGCCGCTCAGCGGTCCGGTGAACTCGACTGGTTGCTGGACGACCTGGTGCTGCGAGTGAGCGAGGTACGGCACGCCGTGGTGCTGTCCAACGACGGACTCGCCGTAGGTGCGTCGACCGGCCTCCGTCGCGAGGACGCCGAGCACCTCGCCGCGGTCGCCTCCGGCTTCCACAGTCTGGCCAAGGGCGCGGGCAGGCACTTCGGCGCCGGCGGAGTGCGCCAGACCATGGTGGAGATGGACGACGCCTTCCTGTTCGTGGCGGCCGCGGGCGACGGCTCCTGTCTCGCCGTCCTCACCGCCGTGAGCGCCGACATCGGACTGGTGGCGTACGAGATGGCACGGCTGGTCAAACGTGTCGGCGAGCACCTCCACACGCCAACACGCGTGGCAGCGCGGCCGCCCGCCGCAGGATGA
- a CDS encoding nitrate- and nitrite sensing domain-containing protein — protein MRTPRRTIAAGAETPSPPPVRGRRAHAGPPADEGPEELTGVAPDDPPTRVERWRLRPRTVRAKIVCLLMVPVVSLLALWAYATVSTAQDVSRLRQLQRVDSEIRTPVTAAVAALQAEREAAVRYATDPSTGQSADFKRLAEGTDRAVAQLRLGDHSTVADSEELPAGVARRLEAFVTGAEQLSTVRSAVLDRRAGWDEAYGRYTKTIASAFSVGGALTGIQDAELGSDARVLLEFARAGEALAQEDVVLDSARLAGRLDGERLRLFTGAVDTRRTLTESAVADLRGPEHAAWQSLADGSAYASVAAVEDKVLATAPGVRAIDAAGEATWSKAHARVQGGMRTIEQDAGRGVADSADPFTRGLLTPAGAAVLLGLAAVAASLVISVRIGRGLVVELVSLRNGALDIARRKLPEAMLKLRAGDEIDIQAEAPPGPPAEDETGQVAEALGTVHRAALRAAVERAELASGISGVFVNLARRSQVLVHRQLSLLDSMERRSDDPNELSDLFRLDHLTTRMRRHAESLIILSGAAPGRAWRMPVSLTNVVRAAVSEVEDYARVEVRQLPEALVIGAAVADLTHLLAEIVENAAQFSPPHTRVRVTGEPVGNGYAVEVEDRGLGMGKETLAEANRRIEQSEALDLFDSDRLGLFVVSRLASRHGIKVHLRTSPYGGTTAVVLLPTALLHEATAERSPGRKADSERPAEREYARVPAADRHQESVHAVADRPALVAPAPAAAEATTTDPTPPGVTTLRLHRPADDSEASDDLPRRVRQASLAPQLREGRPEEPAQPPAARDDDQRTPELVRDRMAAYRDGWVRGGGRQPGCGATPDSTARSDSSEGDPA, from the coding sequence ATGCGTACACCCCGTAGGACCATCGCAGCCGGCGCCGAGACGCCGTCCCCGCCCCCCGTGCGCGGCCGCCGCGCCCATGCCGGACCGCCGGCCGACGAAGGCCCGGAAGAACTCACGGGCGTGGCGCCGGACGACCCACCCACGCGCGTGGAGCGCTGGCGCCTACGGCCGCGCACCGTCCGCGCCAAGATCGTCTGCCTGCTGATGGTGCCGGTCGTCTCGCTGCTGGCCCTGTGGGCCTACGCCACCGTCAGCACCGCTCAGGACGTCTCCAGGTTGCGCCAGTTGCAGCGTGTCGACTCCGAGATCAGGACCCCCGTCACGGCCGCCGTCGCCGCCCTCCAGGCCGAACGCGAGGCCGCGGTGCGCTACGCGACCGACCCTTCCACCGGACAGAGCGCAGACTTCAAGAGGCTCGCGGAAGGCACCGACAGGGCGGTGGCGCAGCTGCGGCTCGGCGACCACAGCACCGTCGCCGACAGCGAGGAGCTCCCCGCCGGGGTGGCCCGGCGGCTCGAGGCCTTCGTCACCGGCGCCGAGCAGCTGAGCACCGTACGCAGTGCCGTGCTCGACCGCCGCGCCGGCTGGGACGAGGCGTACGGGCGGTACACGAAGACCATCGCGAGCGCGTTCTCGGTGGGCGGCGCGCTCACCGGCATCCAGGACGCCGAGCTCGGCTCCGACGCGCGCGTGCTGCTCGAATTCGCCCGCGCGGGCGAGGCGCTGGCCCAGGAGGACGTCGTGCTGGACAGCGCCCGCCTCGCCGGGCGCCTCGACGGAGAGCGGCTGAGGCTGTTCACCGGAGCCGTCGACACCCGCCGTACGCTCACCGAATCCGCCGTCGCGGACCTGCGCGGCCCGGAACACGCGGCCTGGCAGAGCCTCGCCGACGGCAGCGCCTACGCGAGCGTGGCCGCCGTCGAGGACAAGGTCCTGGCCACCGCACCGGGCGTACGGGCGATCGACGCGGCGGGGGAAGCCACCTGGAGCAAGGCACACGCACGCGTGCAGGGCGGAATGCGGACGATCGAGCAGGACGCCGGCCGCGGAGTCGCGGACAGCGCCGACCCCTTCACCCGTGGCCTGCTCACCCCGGCCGGCGCCGCCGTCCTCCTCGGCCTCGCAGCCGTCGCCGCCTCTCTCGTGATCTCGGTACGCATCGGCCGCGGCCTCGTCGTCGAGCTGGTCAGTCTGCGCAACGGCGCCCTGGACATCGCCCGGCGCAAACTCCCCGAGGCCATGCTCAAACTGCGCGCCGGTGACGAGATCGACATCCAGGCCGAGGCACCGCCCGGACCGCCCGCCGAGGACGAGACCGGCCAGGTCGCCGAGGCCCTGGGCACCGTCCACCGCGCCGCGCTCCGGGCCGCCGTGGAGCGCGCCGAGCTCGCCAGCGGCATCTCCGGTGTCTTCGTCAACCTCGCCCGCCGCAGCCAGGTTCTCGTGCACCGCCAACTGAGCCTGCTGGACAGCATGGAACGGCGTTCCGACGACCCGAACGAGCTGAGCGACCTCTTCCGGCTCGACCACCTCACCACCCGCATGCGACGTCACGCCGAGAGCCTGATCATCCTCTCGGGAGCGGCACCCGGGCGGGCCTGGCGGATGCCGGTCTCCCTGACCAACGTGGTCCGCGCGGCCGTCTCCGAAGTCGAGGACTACGCGCGCGTGGAGGTACGACAGCTCCCCGAGGCATTGGTCATCGGCGCGGCCGTCGCCGACCTCACCCATCTCCTGGCGGAGATCGTCGAGAACGCAGCCCAGTTCTCACCGCCCCACACGCGCGTACGCGTCACCGGCGAGCCCGTCGGCAACGGCTACGCCGTCGAGGTCGAGGACCGCGGCCTGGGCATGGGCAAGGAGACCCTCGCCGAGGCCAACCGGCGCATCGAACAGTCCGAGGCGCTCGACCTGTTCGACAGCGACCGGCTCGGCCTCTTCGTCGTCAGCAGGCTCGCGTCACGGCACGGCATCAAGGTCCACCTGCGCACCTCGCCCTACGGCGGCACCACCGCGGTCGTCCTGTTGCCCACCGCCCTGCTGCACGAAGCCACGGCGGAACGTTCCCCCGGCAGGAAAGCGGACAGCGAGCGGCCTGCCGAGCGCGAGTACGCGCGCGTGCCCGCCGCCGACCGGCACCAGGAGTCCGTCCACGCGGTCGCCGACCGGCCCGCACTGGTGGCTCCCGCACCGGCCGCGGCGGAGGCCACCACGACCGACCCCACACCCCCCGGAGTCACCACCTTGCGACTGCACCGCCCTGCGGACGACTCCGAAGCCTCCGACGACCTCCCACGCCGCGTAAGGCAGGCGAGTCTCGCCCCCCAACTGCGCGAGGGGCGTCCCGAGGAGCCGGCGCAGCCGCCCGCCGCCCGAGACGACGACCAGCGCACCCCCGAACTCGTACGGGACCGCATGGCGGCCTACCGCGACGGCTGGGTGCGCGGCGGCGGCAGGCAGCCCGGCTGCGGTGCCACTCCCGATTCCACAGCGCGCAGCGACAGCAGCGAAGGAGACCCCGCATGA
- a CDS encoding MHYT domain-containing protein produces the protein MGHLDHAALGWLTPVLSYVMACIGAALGLRCTVRALGATGRSRRNWLVTAASAIGTGIWTMHFVAMLGFSVSGTDIRYDVPLTIVSLLVAMTVVCAGVFAVGYSRDRTRALFLGGLTTGLGVASMHYLGMAAVRLHGDVTYDPVLVGLSVMIAVLAATAALWAALNIKSPVAVTIASLIMGAAVSSMHYTGMFAVGVDVTPSGDVLPGATAMQFIFPLAVGLGSYLFLTSAFVALSPTTREREASASAQRSVESVAG, from the coding sequence ATGGGACACCTGGACCACGCCGCCCTGGGCTGGCTTACCCCTGTGCTGTCGTACGTGATGGCGTGCATAGGCGCCGCGCTCGGCCTGCGCTGCACCGTGCGCGCGCTCGGCGCCACCGGCCGCTCGCGCCGCAACTGGCTCGTCACCGCGGCCTCGGCGATCGGCACCGGCATCTGGACCATGCACTTCGTGGCCATGCTGGGCTTCAGCGTCAGCGGCACCGACATCCGCTACGACGTGCCGCTCACCATCGTGAGCCTCCTCGTCGCCATGACCGTCGTCTGCGCCGGCGTCTTCGCCGTCGGATACAGCCGCGACCGGACCCGGGCGCTCTTCCTCGGCGGGCTCACCACCGGACTCGGCGTCGCGAGCATGCACTACCTGGGCATGGCCGCCGTACGACTCCACGGCGACGTCACCTACGACCCCGTCCTCGTCGGACTCTCCGTCATGATCGCAGTCCTCGCGGCGACGGCGGCCCTGTGGGCGGCGCTCAACATCAAGTCGCCCGTCGCCGTCACCATCGCCTCCCTGATCATGGGCGCGGCGGTCAGCAGCATGCACTACACCGGGATGTTCGCCGTCGGCGTGGACGTCACGCCCTCCGGCGACGTCCTGCCCGGGGCCACGGCGATGCAGTTCATCTTCCCCCTCGCCGTCGGCCTCGGGTCCTATCTCTTCCTGACCTCGGCCTTCGTCGCGCTGTCGCCCACCACGAGGGAGCGCGAGGCATCCGCGTCGGCCCAGCGGTCGGTCGAGAGCGTCGCCGGCTAG
- a CDS encoding class I SAM-dependent methyltransferase, which translates to MSDDHTHVQEFFTARAADWDSRFPDDGPAYAAAVAELGLREGGRVLDAGCGTGRALPPLRAAVGPSGVVLGADLTPAMLEAAVRAGRDTDGQLLLADVAALPLRSESLDAVFGAGLIAHLPHPAADLRELARVVRRGGMLALFHPIGRAALAARQGRQITPDDLRAEPNLRPLLAGSGWRMTSYADEDDRFLALAVREA; encoded by the coding sequence ATGAGCGACGACCACACACATGTGCAGGAGTTCTTCACGGCCCGCGCCGCCGACTGGGACAGCCGGTTCCCCGACGACGGGCCCGCCTACGCGGCCGCGGTCGCCGAGCTCGGGCTGCGCGAGGGGGGCCGCGTGCTCGACGCGGGCTGCGGCACCGGGCGCGCCCTGCCGCCCCTGCGTGCCGCCGTGGGGCCCTCGGGAGTGGTCCTGGGGGCCGATCTGACCCCGGCCATGCTGGAGGCCGCCGTACGGGCCGGACGCGACACCGACGGGCAGTTGCTGCTCGCCGACGTGGCCGCGCTGCCGTTGCGGTCGGAGTCGCTCGACGCCGTGTTCGGGGCCGGCCTCATCGCGCACCTGCCCCATCCGGCGGCGGACCTGCGGGAGTTGGCCCGTGTGGTGCGCCGTGGCGGCATGCTCGCACTGTTCCACCCGATCGGCAGGGCGGCACTCGCGGCACGCCAGGGCCGCCAGATCACCCCCGACGACCTGCGAGCCGAACCCAACCTCCGGCCGCTGCTGGCCGGTTCCGGATGGCGCATGACTTCGTACGCGGACGAGGACGACCGCTTCCTGGCGCTGGCCGTGCGCGAAGCCTGA